A window of Calliopsis andreniformis isolate RMS-2024a chromosome 3, iyCalAndr_principal, whole genome shotgun sequence contains these coding sequences:
- the LOC143177114 gene encoding synaptic vesicle 2-related protein isoform X4, whose translation MRLSNDDSGQGSAKRGPDDRYASWFVHLGLLRSHKRTKDVPTRCSISTRMNGQSAVVFLYLGEFQPTKYRDKMLSWMEMAWVLGMIILAGVGWIIIPLEMNMLIAGYTFHSWNFFVFICSLPALLTGFWLLFFPETPKYLAETGQNVQMLDVLMRMYSENSGEPPKEYVTKLRNCGNNNLNELVHRIMHTREPEEVTEKSFKLMIQDIYTKTMMILKPPFLWRTIVVCLIACFVTSSYYTLTLWLPELFHRYADFQEAFPNQTASVCTLKSIKNLTELSMQTDDPFGCDSRVQTSVFIHTFILGASCIPTGLILPLLVNYVGYKFFLVITAFVPAVVTACLFLVKTSTQNLILSCAYESVTSVCLSVVYCLLVDLYPTHLRAMASGLSAFISRIGAISGTLMIGYLIDDYCTLVILIVAVQLFLSGILALFTPGRKKSKPDIEKS comes from the exons ATGCGACTTTCAAATGACGACAGTGGACAAGGGTCGGCTAAGCGCGGCCCCGATGATag GTATGCTAGCTGGTTCGTACATCTGGGGTTGTTACGCAGCCATAAAAGGACGAAGGATGTCCCTACTCGTTGCTCTATTTCTACACG AATGAACGGACAATCAGCTGTCGTTTTTCTGTATCTGGGTGAATTCCAACCGACGAAGTATCGTGATAAAATGTTATCATGGATGGAGATGGCTTGGGTATTGGGAATGATCATTCTTGCAG gAGTTGGATGGATCATCATACCACTGGAGATGAATATGTTAATCGCCGGTTACACCTTCCATTCTTGGAACTTCTTCGTCTTTATATGCTCTTTACCAGCTCTACTCACTGGTTTTTGGTTACTATTTTTCCCTGAAACGCCTAAGTACCTCGCTGAGACTGGACAAAACGTCCAAATGTTAGACGTGTTAATGAGGATGTATTCAGAAAACAGTGGCGAACCCCCGAAAGAATATGTA ACTAAACTTCGAAACTGTGGCAACAACAATCTTAACGAGTTGGTACATCGAATAATGCACACGAGAGAGCCGGAAGAAGTCACAGAGAAATCTTTCAAGTTGATGATACAAGATATCTACACAAAAACTATGATGATATTGAAACCACCATTCCTCTGGAGAACGATCGTTGTCTGTCTGATCGCCTGTTTCGTCACATCCTCATACTACACACTCACATTGTGGCTACCCGAGCTGTTTCACAGATACGCTGACTTCCAAGAAGCGTTCCCCAATCAAACTGCTAGTGTGTGTACTTTAAAGAGTATCAAAAATCTAACAGAACTATCG ATGCAGACAGACGATCCGTTTGGTTGCGACTCTAGAGTACAAACCAGTGTGTTCATCCACACGTTCATTTTAGGTGCCTCTTGCATACCCACGGGACTCATATTGCCGCTGCTTGTCAATTATGTAGGATACAAATTTTTCCTTG TGATAACGGCTTTCGTGCCTGCTGTTGTGACGGCCTGCCTCTTCCTGGTGAAGACGTCCACGCAGAATCTGATACTCTCTTGTGCCTACGAATCGGTCACTTCCGTTTGTCTTAGCGTCGTATACTGTCTCTTAGTTGATCTTTATCCGACACACTTAAG GGCAATGGCGTCTGGTTTGTCAGCGTTCATTAGTCGAATAGGTGCCATAAGCGGAACACTAATGATTGGATACTTGATCGACGATTATTGCACGTTGGTGATCCTCATAGTGGCTGTCCAGCTCTTCT TGAGTGGAATACTAGCATTATTTACACCAGGAAGAAAGAAGTCGAAACCAGATATTGAAAAATCTTAA
- the LOC143177114 gene encoding synaptic vesicle glycoprotein 2B isoform X3: protein MAVCSLIFMNVAFSITSIAFILPSAACDFQMTTVDKGRLSAAPMIGMLAGSYIWGCYAAIKGRRMSLLVALFLHGISELLASLIPHYWIFLFLKFLSGAAMNGQSAVVFLYLGEFQPTKYRDKMLSWMEMAWVLGMIILAGVGWIIIPLEMNMLIAGYTFHSWNFFVFICSLPALLTGFWLLFFPETPKYLAETGQNVQMLDVLMRMYSENSGEPPKEYVTKLRNCGNNNLNELVHRIMHTREPEEVTEKSFKLMIQDIYTKTMMILKPPFLWRTIVVCLIACFVTSSYYTLTLWLPELFHRYADFQEAFPNQTASVCTLKSIKNLTELSMQTDDPFGCDSRVQTSVFIHTFILGASCIPTGLILPLLVNYVGYKFFLVITAFVPAVVTACLFLVKTSTQNLILSCAYESVTSVCLSVVYCLLVDLYPTHLRAMASGLSAFISRIGAISGTLMIGYLIDDYCTLVILIVAVQLFLSGILALFTPGRKKSKPDIEKS, encoded by the exons ATGGCCGTCTGCAGTCTGATTTTTATGAATGTGGCCTTTAGTATAACCAGTATTGCATTCATACTACCGTCAGCGGCATGCGACTTTCAAATGACGACAGTGGACAAGGGTCGGCTAAGCGCGGCCCCGATGATag GTATGCTAGCTGGTTCGTACATCTGGGGTTGTTACGCAGCCATAAAAGGACGAAGGATGTCCCTACTCGTTGCTCTATTTCTACACGGTATCTCTGAACTCTTAGCCTCATTAattcctcactattggatcttccTCTTCTTGAAATTTTTAAGTGGAGCAGC AATGAACGGACAATCAGCTGTCGTTTTTCTGTATCTGGGTGAATTCCAACCGACGAAGTATCGTGATAAAATGTTATCATGGATGGAGATGGCTTGGGTATTGGGAATGATCATTCTTGCAG gAGTTGGATGGATCATCATACCACTGGAGATGAATATGTTAATCGCCGGTTACACCTTCCATTCTTGGAACTTCTTCGTCTTTATATGCTCTTTACCAGCTCTACTCACTGGTTTTTGGTTACTATTTTTCCCTGAAACGCCTAAGTACCTCGCTGAGACTGGACAAAACGTCCAAATGTTAGACGTGTTAATGAGGATGTATTCAGAAAACAGTGGCGAACCCCCGAAAGAATATGTA ACTAAACTTCGAAACTGTGGCAACAACAATCTTAACGAGTTGGTACATCGAATAATGCACACGAGAGAGCCGGAAGAAGTCACAGAGAAATCTTTCAAGTTGATGATACAAGATATCTACACAAAAACTATGATGATATTGAAACCACCATTCCTCTGGAGAACGATCGTTGTCTGTCTGATCGCCTGTTTCGTCACATCCTCATACTACACACTCACATTGTGGCTACCCGAGCTGTTTCACAGATACGCTGACTTCCAAGAAGCGTTCCCCAATCAAACTGCTAGTGTGTGTACTTTAAAGAGTATCAAAAATCTAACAGAACTATCG ATGCAGACAGACGATCCGTTTGGTTGCGACTCTAGAGTACAAACCAGTGTGTTCATCCACACGTTCATTTTAGGTGCCTCTTGCATACCCACGGGACTCATATTGCCGCTGCTTGTCAATTATGTAGGATACAAATTTTTCCTTG TGATAACGGCTTTCGTGCCTGCTGTTGTGACGGCCTGCCTCTTCCTGGTGAAGACGTCCACGCAGAATCTGATACTCTCTTGTGCCTACGAATCGGTCACTTCCGTTTGTCTTAGCGTCGTATACTGTCTCTTAGTTGATCTTTATCCGACACACTTAAG GGCAATGGCGTCTGGTTTGTCAGCGTTCATTAGTCGAATAGGTGCCATAAGCGGAACACTAATGATTGGATACTTGATCGACGATTATTGCACGTTGGTGATCCTCATAGTGGCTGTCCAGCTCTTCT TGAGTGGAATACTAGCATTATTTACACCAGGAAGAAAGAAGTCGAAACCAGATATTGAAAAATCTTAA
- the LOC143177114 gene encoding synaptic vesicle glycoprotein 2B isoform X2, translating into MGVQSKEGTKQTEENVAQEAVDQTGFGKFNLKVMAVCSLIFMNVAFSITSIAFILPSAACDFQMTTVDKGRLSAAPMIGMLAGSYIWGCYAAIKGRRMSLLVALFLHGISELLASLIPHYWIFLFLKFLSGAAMNGQSAVVFLYLGEFQPTKYRDKMLSWMEMAWVLGMIILAGVGWIIIPLEMNMLIAGYTFHSWNFFVFICSLPALLTGFWLLFFPETPKYLAETGQNVQMLDVLMRMYSENSGEPPKEYVTKLRNCGNNNLNELVHRIMHTREPEEVTEKSFKLMIQDIYTKTMMILKPPFLWRTIVVCLIACFVTSSYYTLTLWLPELFHRYADFQEAFPNQTASVCTLKSIKNLTELSMQTDDPFGCDSRVQTSVFIHTFILGASCIPTGLILPLLVNYVGYKFFLVITAFVPAVVTACLFLVKTSTQNLILSCAYESVTSVCLSVVYCLLVDLYPTHLRAMASGLSAFISRIGAISGTLMIGYLIDDYCTLVILIVAVQLFLSGILALFTPGRKKSKPDIEKS; encoded by the exons ATGGGTGTCCAAAGCAAGGAAG GCACCAAGCAAACGGAGGAAAATGTCGCCCAGGAAGCCGTCGACCAAACAG GATTTGGCAAATTTAACCTTAAGGTTATGGCCGTCTGCAGTCTGATTTTTATGAATGTGGCCTTTAGTATAACCAGTATTGCATTCATACTACCGTCAGCGGCATGCGACTTTCAAATGACGACAGTGGACAAGGGTCGGCTAAGCGCGGCCCCGATGATag GTATGCTAGCTGGTTCGTACATCTGGGGTTGTTACGCAGCCATAAAAGGACGAAGGATGTCCCTACTCGTTGCTCTATTTCTACACGGTATCTCTGAACTCTTAGCCTCATTAattcctcactattggatcttccTCTTCTTGAAATTTTTAAGTGGAGCAGC AATGAACGGACAATCAGCTGTCGTTTTTCTGTATCTGGGTGAATTCCAACCGACGAAGTATCGTGATAAAATGTTATCATGGATGGAGATGGCTTGGGTATTGGGAATGATCATTCTTGCAG gAGTTGGATGGATCATCATACCACTGGAGATGAATATGTTAATCGCCGGTTACACCTTCCATTCTTGGAACTTCTTCGTCTTTATATGCTCTTTACCAGCTCTACTCACTGGTTTTTGGTTACTATTTTTCCCTGAAACGCCTAAGTACCTCGCTGAGACTGGACAAAACGTCCAAATGTTAGACGTGTTAATGAGGATGTATTCAGAAAACAGTGGCGAACCCCCGAAAGAATATGTA ACTAAACTTCGAAACTGTGGCAACAACAATCTTAACGAGTTGGTACATCGAATAATGCACACGAGAGAGCCGGAAGAAGTCACAGAGAAATCTTTCAAGTTGATGATACAAGATATCTACACAAAAACTATGATGATATTGAAACCACCATTCCTCTGGAGAACGATCGTTGTCTGTCTGATCGCCTGTTTCGTCACATCCTCATACTACACACTCACATTGTGGCTACCCGAGCTGTTTCACAGATACGCTGACTTCCAAGAAGCGTTCCCCAATCAAACTGCTAGTGTGTGTACTTTAAAGAGTATCAAAAATCTAACAGAACTATCG ATGCAGACAGACGATCCGTTTGGTTGCGACTCTAGAGTACAAACCAGTGTGTTCATCCACACGTTCATTTTAGGTGCCTCTTGCATACCCACGGGACTCATATTGCCGCTGCTTGTCAATTATGTAGGATACAAATTTTTCCTTG TGATAACGGCTTTCGTGCCTGCTGTTGTGACGGCCTGCCTCTTCCTGGTGAAGACGTCCACGCAGAATCTGATACTCTCTTGTGCCTACGAATCGGTCACTTCCGTTTGTCTTAGCGTCGTATACTGTCTCTTAGTTGATCTTTATCCGACACACTTAAG GGCAATGGCGTCTGGTTTGTCAGCGTTCATTAGTCGAATAGGTGCCATAAGCGGAACACTAATGATTGGATACTTGATCGACGATTATTGCACGTTGGTGATCCTCATAGTGGCTGTCCAGCTCTTCT TGAGTGGAATACTAGCATTATTTACACCAGGAAGAAAGAAGTCGAAACCAGATATTGAAAAATCTTAA
- the LOC143177114 gene encoding synaptic vesicle glycoprotein 2B isoform X1: MSGDIARLEHEPAATEPLVAGDAASTLQGTKQTEENVAQEAVDQTGFGKFNLKVMAVCSLIFMNVAFSITSIAFILPSAACDFQMTTVDKGRLSAAPMIGMLAGSYIWGCYAAIKGRRMSLLVALFLHGISELLASLIPHYWIFLFLKFLSGAAMNGQSAVVFLYLGEFQPTKYRDKMLSWMEMAWVLGMIILAGVGWIIIPLEMNMLIAGYTFHSWNFFVFICSLPALLTGFWLLFFPETPKYLAETGQNVQMLDVLMRMYSENSGEPPKEYVTKLRNCGNNNLNELVHRIMHTREPEEVTEKSFKLMIQDIYTKTMMILKPPFLWRTIVVCLIACFVTSSYYTLTLWLPELFHRYADFQEAFPNQTASVCTLKSIKNLTELSMQTDDPFGCDSRVQTSVFIHTFILGASCIPTGLILPLLVNYVGYKFFLVITAFVPAVVTACLFLVKTSTQNLILSCAYESVTSVCLSVVYCLLVDLYPTHLRAMASGLSAFISRIGAISGTLMIGYLIDDYCTLVILIVAVQLFLSGILALFTPGRKKSKPDIEKS; the protein is encoded by the exons ATGTCGGGCGATATCGCTCGATTGGAACACGAGCCAGCCGCGACCGAGCCGCTAGTCGCAGGGGACGCCGCCTCCACGTTACAAG GCACCAAGCAAACGGAGGAAAATGTCGCCCAGGAAGCCGTCGACCAAACAG GATTTGGCAAATTTAACCTTAAGGTTATGGCCGTCTGCAGTCTGATTTTTATGAATGTGGCCTTTAGTATAACCAGTATTGCATTCATACTACCGTCAGCGGCATGCGACTTTCAAATGACGACAGTGGACAAGGGTCGGCTAAGCGCGGCCCCGATGATag GTATGCTAGCTGGTTCGTACATCTGGGGTTGTTACGCAGCCATAAAAGGACGAAGGATGTCCCTACTCGTTGCTCTATTTCTACACGGTATCTCTGAACTCTTAGCCTCATTAattcctcactattggatcttccTCTTCTTGAAATTTTTAAGTGGAGCAGC AATGAACGGACAATCAGCTGTCGTTTTTCTGTATCTGGGTGAATTCCAACCGACGAAGTATCGTGATAAAATGTTATCATGGATGGAGATGGCTTGGGTATTGGGAATGATCATTCTTGCAG gAGTTGGATGGATCATCATACCACTGGAGATGAATATGTTAATCGCCGGTTACACCTTCCATTCTTGGAACTTCTTCGTCTTTATATGCTCTTTACCAGCTCTACTCACTGGTTTTTGGTTACTATTTTTCCCTGAAACGCCTAAGTACCTCGCTGAGACTGGACAAAACGTCCAAATGTTAGACGTGTTAATGAGGATGTATTCAGAAAACAGTGGCGAACCCCCGAAAGAATATGTA ACTAAACTTCGAAACTGTGGCAACAACAATCTTAACGAGTTGGTACATCGAATAATGCACACGAGAGAGCCGGAAGAAGTCACAGAGAAATCTTTCAAGTTGATGATACAAGATATCTACACAAAAACTATGATGATATTGAAACCACCATTCCTCTGGAGAACGATCGTTGTCTGTCTGATCGCCTGTTTCGTCACATCCTCATACTACACACTCACATTGTGGCTACCCGAGCTGTTTCACAGATACGCTGACTTCCAAGAAGCGTTCCCCAATCAAACTGCTAGTGTGTGTACTTTAAAGAGTATCAAAAATCTAACAGAACTATCG ATGCAGACAGACGATCCGTTTGGTTGCGACTCTAGAGTACAAACCAGTGTGTTCATCCACACGTTCATTTTAGGTGCCTCTTGCATACCCACGGGACTCATATTGCCGCTGCTTGTCAATTATGTAGGATACAAATTTTTCCTTG TGATAACGGCTTTCGTGCCTGCTGTTGTGACGGCCTGCCTCTTCCTGGTGAAGACGTCCACGCAGAATCTGATACTCTCTTGTGCCTACGAATCGGTCACTTCCGTTTGTCTTAGCGTCGTATACTGTCTCTTAGTTGATCTTTATCCGACACACTTAAG GGCAATGGCGTCTGGTTTGTCAGCGTTCATTAGTCGAATAGGTGCCATAAGCGGAACACTAATGATTGGATACTTGATCGACGATTATTGCACGTTGGTGATCCTCATAGTGGCTGTCCAGCTCTTCT TGAGTGGAATACTAGCATTATTTACACCAGGAAGAAAGAAGTCGAAACCAGATATTGAAAAATCTTAA